In Paralichthys olivaceus isolate ysfri-2021 chromosome 13, ASM2471397v2, whole genome shotgun sequence, the following are encoded in one genomic region:
- the flot1b gene encoding flotillin-1b, whose amino-acid sequence MFYTCGPNEAMVVSGFGRSPPLMIAGGRVFVLPCIQQIQRITLNTLTLNVKSDKVYTRHGVPISVTGIAQVKIQGQNKEMLATACQMFMGKSEGEIANIALETLEGHQRAIIAHLTVEEIYQDRKKFSEQVFKVASSDLVNMGIGVVSYTLKDVHDDQDYLHSLGKARTAQVQKDARIGEAQYKRDAVMREAHAMQEKVSAQLKNDIQMAKAQRDFELKKADYDVEVNTKKAESEMAYQLQVAKTKQRIEEEKMQVQVVERTQQITLQDQEIIRKEKELEAKVKKPAEAEKYRLERLAEAQRLQLIMEAEAEAESIRMKGEAEAFALEAKGRAEAEQMVKKAEAFKQYQDGAMVDMLLEKLPLMAEEISKPLCEAQKITMVSSGGAEVGAAKLAGEVLDIMTRLPAAIEKLTGIDISQAGGQITRVR is encoded by the exons GCTTTGGCCGCTCTCCTCCTCTAATGATTGCTGGAGGACGAGTGTTTGTCCTCCCATGTATTCAGCAGATCCAGAG AATCACACTCAACACCCTGACTCTGAATGTGAAGAGTGACAAAGTCTACACCCGTCATGGTGTCCCCATCTCTGTCACTGGCATTGCACAG GTGAAGATCCAGGGCCAGAACAAGGAGATGTTGGCCACTGCCTGCCAAATGTTTATGGGGAAGTCTGAGGGTGAGATCGCCAATATTGCACTTGAAACATTGGAGGGACACCAGAGAGCCATTATTGCTCATCTGACTGTTGAG GAGATCTACCAGGACCGTAAGAAGTTCTCCGAGCAGGTCTTTAAAGTGGCCTCCTCTGATTTGGTCAACATGGGAATCGGTGTTGTCAGCTACACACTCAAAGATGTTCATGATGATCAG GACTACCTTCACTCCCTGGGTAAAGCCAGAACAGCCCAGGTGCAGAAGGATGCCAGGATTGGAGAGGCTCAGTACAAACGTGATGCTGTCATGAGG GAGGCTCATGCCATGCAAGAGAAGGTGTCTGCTCAGTTAAAGAACGACATTCAGATGGCAAAAGCCCAGAGAGACTTCGAGCTGAAGAAGGCAGACTATGATGTTGAGGTCAACACCAAGAAGGCTGAGTCAGAGATGGCCTATCAGCTTCAG GTGGCCAAGACAAAGCAGCGCatcgaggaggagaagatgcagGTTCAGGTGGTGGAGCGGACACAGCAGATTACTCTGCAGGATCAGGAGATCATCCGCaaggagaaggagctggaggccaaagtCAAGAAGCCGGCAGAAGCAGAGAAATACCGGCTGGAGAGGCTGGCTGAGGCACAGCG cCTGCAGCTCATCATGGAGGCTGAGGCCGAGGCTGAGTCCATCAGA atGAAGGGGGAGGCTGAGGCTTTTGCCCTCGAGGCTAAGGGTCGTGCTGAGGCAGAGCAGATGGTCAAGAAGGCCGAGGCCTTCAAGCAGTACCAAGATGGAGCCATGGTGGACATGCTGCTGGAGAAACTGCCACTG ATGGCAGAAGAGATCAGCAAGCCACTGTGTGAGGCCCAGAAGATCACCATGGTGTCCAGCGGCGGCGCCGAGGTGGGAGCAGCCAAACTGGCCGGAGAGGTTCTCGATATCATGACCAGGCTGCCGGCCGCTATAGAGAAACTCACTGGAATCGACATCTCCCAG GCTGGAGGCCAGATCACCCGCGTGCGTTAA